TCAGGTTCTCTGGACTCGAAGTCACTACTTGATAGTTTGATATTAGGCTCTTTGAAGATGACGTATTTGATGGAGGCTGGGAGTCTACTACTACTTCGTTTTGGCTGACTTGATGGAGGAAGACCTGTGGTTCTGCTTCTGCTGAATGCAGAGTTCCTATTGGTGTCCTGGGTTGCACAAAGATGTCACCATTACTGAAATTAACCAGCTGTGCAGACACAATCCCATCTGGATTTACGGTGGTAAAAACTGGTGTTAGCATGAGTCCATTCTGAAGGATTTGGGTTTGATGCTCCTGTATGATGGCATCAAAAGCTTTCTGTGGTTTTATTGTTGTCCCTTGGACAACAACCATGCTTCTAGCCGGTATTCGGACTGGTTTGTCTCCAGCTACTCGTACTTGAGCTTTCAATTGGTTAACCGATGTATCTTCTTCATCGTAAAGTGCCAGGATGTGAGCCCATTTGCGGCTCTCTGCAGACAAGTTGGTGAGCTTCGTGATGAAGTTATTCCCCATCTCCTCTTGCAGGACTCTCCTCATGTCTCTAAAGACATTAGAGCCAATCACTCCTGGTACTACTCTCTTTCTATCTGCCATTGGTGAACCTATTGGATCCTTGACGACCAAGAACCCTAGACTATTGAAAGTCTTTCCAAAAACTCTCATGGATACTTCCACATATGCTGTATAAGGGACTGCCAATCATTGTGCTCCGGAGATGCGGATATAGGACGACACATCCCAAGTATCCACATTAGCAAGACATTGTTTTTAGAATGACTCTGTAATGGTGGACACTTGGGCACCGGAATCAAGTAAACATTGAAGGATGCAGAGTTGACCATCCACACCTCCAACCATCACAGATGCCTCTGGACACTTCCCTATAGCACGATGAAGGATGAGTGAGCCTTCACTGGAGGACTCACCCACTGTCTGGCTCTCGACAGCGGGTTCTAGTTGTTTaaagattttgatttttgatggttTGGTACTGATTTTTGTGGGCAGTTCCTAGCCAGATGTCCTGGTTGGTCACAGGAGTAGCAGCGTCGATCTCTCATGCTAGGTTTTGCAGACTGAAGCAGCATGTTGATTTGCTTCTGTTGTTGCTCCATTTGGTCGCCCTGCTTCTTCAGTAACTCCAGTATTAAACTATTGGTATCAGGAGCAGCAACCTCGTTGACACTTGCCTCCTTCTGCTTACTGCTTTTCCCTAGCCACGCTATTGCCCTGTCCCTGAGTTTGAAATAGCTGAGACTTGGAGACTCAATATTCAGTCTCCGGAGCTCCCTCCTTAATCCTTCATCTACCACAGCTTCGGCCAGTCTGCTCTTCAGAGAACTCTCTCTGCAGCCTTGGTATGACGGATCAAGGGTACAGATCCTGTCATACAGAGTTACGAGTCCAAGAGAACAGGCAAGAAGATCTTCCCCGGATGCCTGTTTATAACTAAAGAAGCGTTGTTGGAGTTGTGGAAGAGTGTCGCCATCCCCAAACACCTTCTCCAAAACCTTCAGGATCTTCTCGGGGTTATCACCAATTTCGCTCCCCCGTCCAAGGATCTCTTTCCTCGCGTTGCCACTTAGGTAATCCTTGATGAAGGCAGCTGACTCCTTTGGTGTTCGTGACCGGAGAGCTAGCTGACCTCTGACATCAACAATCCAATCCTGGATTGTTATGTCACCAGCCTTTGATGGTTTATCTTTGAAAATCTCCAGGCGTCGACCGTGGGACACATACACCTGTGGTGTGGATGTCTTCTTCGCCTCTTCCATCACCTTCTTCAACTCCTTCCTTGCCTCATCTGTCTCTTCTTTTGCTTCTATCCTTTTCTTCTCTTCCTCGCTAAGTCTGAGTTTCAGCTCTTCAAGTTGTGTTTGTAAAGCTGCAATTTCGGCCATGACttcttattttaataataattattgatctTGAATTCTAAAAACAGTCTCACCTAGGATCCTCAAGAAGTATTCTTTCTAGCCAGGGGTTAATGTGCACTTACTGCATGTATCCTGCCGACTACGCCAAAATGTAACGGATGAAAACAGCACACAGCATTCTACGTTAACATCTATTTGTGTTCTTTATTTTATACATGCGGCATGAAAAACCCCTGGCCAGATACTTTATATGGTAAACTTTTTCACTTCTTGACTCCTCTGAGGTGAGATGGTGACTGCCCAGGGTTGAACGAACACAAAGCAGAAGTACATTGACATGCAAATTAGGCTAAGGAACAAAGTTTTCCAAGCAAGGATGCCAAATGAGGGGGCTATTTAAGGCCTaataaatgtaacaaaaccacatGTCACACTATTAATGTCGGTGTCCCACAAGGCTCCATCCTTGGACCACTTCTGTTTATTATCGTCATAAATGACATCACTACCGGACTTATAAATCCATCCATCCTATATGCAGATGATGTCATCCATCAAGTCCAAGGAAGATAGAATTGGTGCTTCAACATCACAAGATGTAGATCTCAAAGCAATAGAGATATGGGTAAACACATGGAATATTCTTTCTGGAGCCGCAAAGTGCACGACCACCACCGCGGAGATGCTCCAACTAGTCATCCTAGACTCCATTTTTGGAACAAATTTGGAATATAGACGTTGACCTGCTTGGTCTTACTGTAAACAACAACTTGTCAAAGACTCCTGTAGTGAACGAGATGGCAAGAACAACCAGCCAACGTCTCCGTCTCCTTCGTCGTTTGGCCCCTACCTTGTTCCTTCTCAGAGAGCAACGATATAGTACAAGACTATGATCCGATCCAAGATGGAATATGCAAGCTCCGCATGGATGAGTGCTCCACCCACCTCTCTGTCTAACTCTAAAGTGGTACGAATCATTGGCGTCTCAGAAGAAGAAGATGGAAAGAACGATCAAATACAACACCAGGGACACAGAAGAGCAGTGGGAGCCATCACTCTAGTTCATAGGATGATCTATGGCGAAGCTCCAGCACTCCTTCAACACCTGCTACCCTCGCTGATCACATGGTCATTGATCCTCGGCTGTCAAAATTCTAGGGAAGATCaacctggtcagccaccagaGATCATTCCTTTCATCCTCAGCTCACCTATTTGGAATACCTGGTCCAATTACCTCCAACCaatcttggcgccaacccatcagcgttATCACACTGATAGCAGCTGTTAACGCCTTACTTAGTTCAGACTAGACTTCTTCGTAGTCCACTtggccattgtgcatactctggctattacttTAGAATTAATTGTTTGGTATTTTTACAGGTGTGATATACTTTATGCTAGCAATTTTCTCAATACCTGGATGGTGGAGTGTTGTGATAGGTAAGATATGATTAACTATAGTACCAGTAGACCTACAAGGTGACTAAAAAAGTGCAATAAGGCAAAGAAACCATATTTATTTTTCCAGTTGTTGAAtcgttcattcatttcattcggctgcaaaTTTCTCCCTACGATTTGAACCCAGCTTTTTAGTGCGACACCATTTACATTTTTGTCCACGAATTACGCATGTATTCTGACACAGAGTGAGCAATAGAGACTACAGATCCCAATACCAACTTTAACCTAATTCAAACCTAATATTTGCCTTGATTTCGCAtctaatttattttcaaataaaagtATCTCTCATTTCTTACATCCTTCATACACACAAAATTCCAAATTTAATTTATGCCCTAGCCAAACTAACAGGACACCACACGAGACactgtggtttgaaaaaaaaaaaaaaaaatactctgAAAAAATACTCTATGGGCGTGAAATAAACATTTAATTTTCACACCTCACTTTGTTTTAAAGGATGAAGCAATACATAAAGGTTGGGTCTGCTTCCTCCCGGTTGTCTATGATATAGCCTAAACCCACTGACTAGGAGCACATCAGGAGTAAATTAAAGTCTACCCGCTGACCTGCTCCAAAAATAACCGTGTATTATAGGGGGCAATTGAGCCACAATTTATAAGGTGAATTTTGTGGTTACAGACTAAAAAGATATACATTCCATTTTTGTTGTATTGTTAAGTTCTGCCTCGAGTTCGAATCTGGAGATATCTGGGGATGGGCAGGAGCGGTGCACCTGCTCCCGAACTATCTGCTGCACTGGTATAAAATATCCATTATTATCTGCTTCCCTTCTCTACATGCAGGACTTGAAACTAAGGACGATTGTCCCTTGCATTGGTTCATTCCTGTTTGGACAATAGCGTTTGGGGTGTGTGTGCTAGCCTTCGTCTGGTGTTCTCTACTAGCTATCTGTCCATGCTTCAGGTGCGACTTTAAACTCTGCAAATGGATTCAGAAATTCTTTGCCATCATTAGCACCATCATGTTCTTGATTTGGCCTATCTGGGTTATCGTCGGTAAGTTATACGTTCTTTATTTGCTTTCTTCCAAGTCTTTCTTGGCGTTCCATCTCGCTTTCTTTTTCCTTCCAAGCTCCATTCTGTTTTTTAATGCGCGACGTATAGGATAACATGActtagcggtgtttgcactcaaatataggTCAGATTCCGAGCCTCGATATGAGTCCTCAATAAATAAAGTTGTCATGttatgttttaaaaaacaaaatgtcctCAATAATGCCGTCATGTTAAAAACAGAATGAGGCTCTGATGCATCAACAGGACCTGTGGTGATCAGTCTGGTGATGGTTTGTGCCCTAGTCACCAGACTGTATTATCAAATCACGAGGGCTctgatggtatgggttctataaagaagATGCCAATCTGGAAAGCAAATTTATCCAACAAAATTTCTTTCGAATCATTTATTCTAAACACATGcctattataaaaatatataaaataggcctatatttaaaaaataaaaaaaagaagcaataTAGTCTAGttaagcgctttgttcatacttatgctaaggcgctatataaattccgtttattgtattattgtattgtattgttatgGCAAAACACATTGTTCACATAACCTTTTCACttataaaaatgtgtttttgttgttgttgttgttgtttttattttgtaaatcacATTAGTCCATTTGTGAtgttaattatataataatagacctaataataaaaataataagcctaCCTTTTCTCGCTTAATTTTGTCATTTACAGGAACTATTTTCTATGGAATAACCAACGATAAAAGAAGTTACGATGAGGGCGACAAGAAGTACTGCGCCAATGACCTATACATCACGTTTGCCATTGACGTATTCGTGTCCTGGGCGTTTCTCGCCTATTTTATTTGGGGCGCATTTTTTGGTAAAAGCAAGAATGCTGAAGAATCTGAGTCAATGGTGATTCAGACCATGAGTGTTTCATATGTAGACTATTATAGAATGTATTACTACTACGAGGAAGAATAAAAATGTCCTTTGAAAATTCTTATATATATATGAGAACATAAAATGCATAGCAGATAAAATACAATAACTGAACACCAAATCGGATTTTGTGTCCCGTTTCGATCAGTGCCCTTTGCTTTCTTCAAGCAATGGTTCAAAGTATATAGGTTATCAAcataaaaatgattgcattttcTTTAATAAGTTAGGTATGCATGATAAAGTAGTTAAAATTTAAACATGTTTCCAGGTATTGGTTAAAGAGGCATAATATGTATATTGAATTTTCGACGAGGGTTGCATCTTTACGATATGTCATGCACCGAAGTTATCATGATAGAGATAAGTCCAATCTGAGCTAATAAACCCGAATTTACAAGCAATTCAACTTCAAGCATCATgcaagatttttgtgattttgatgcTAGTTTTCAATGTTTCCCAAACTAAGGCACCATTTAATGCCTAATGCTAGCAACCACATGAAAATGGTAAATGTTATTGCACTGGTTGCAATGCAATATAAATGTTCATTACTTGCTTATATATCCAATCCCATAGGCCTACCGACCGCTTCATGAAGAAAATAAGCTACAACCTGTAAACCAGAAAACAACTTCTGcagtatacgagtggatattcatacgtagtggtaaataaaatgaattagttttaacttcaacactacactatttttcgctcacctggaacgttttcactagtccgactagcgtcttcagcagatggtgatgctgtcacagtgttgatatcttgtctacaatcgggatatctctcgaTCATCATCAGTCATCAGTCAGAGATATCCCACAAGATAACAGCATcatcatctgctgaagacgctagtcggactagtgaaaacgttccaggtgatcgaaaaatagtgtagtgttgaagttgaaATTTTAATTCAACTTCTGCAGTTGGACATGGTGAATAAAAAATCGAAAAATCGTTGACAACACCCATATTGGGTCCTGTATTTAGCATATAGAATAATGGGGAAGaagcatgttttattttttactggaTGCAAAATCTGACAATTTTTTAGCATCCCATTAGCAAGAGCATTTCAGAGTATAATCAATGAAACTGCAAGACGAAAAATACCAATGCTAACACAAAAATCTGTTCTGCTTTCATACTTCAAAATTCTCTTTTATTTTACTCAATTTCAGAATTTCATTCAATTCACAATACAATTTTGAGGGCATGCTATCagacccggcccccaactcaacacagaAGTTGGTAACCATGAGAGTTGCCAAATCTTTCAGAGacccccttttgcaatgatttttcatcaaatttaccccaccCCTTTTTCAGTTAAAagcgaggacaaaatttggcagAAAAAACaccttttggtttaaaaaaacaccttttctgCGCTATTGGGCAACTCTCATGGTTACCAacctttgtgttgagttggggccgGGCTATCAGACCACTCACATGCAGGCATGCAGGTTAAGCTCTGGACTGAATGGTTCATCTTTACCAGGCTAATGATTGCCTAATGGTGGCTCTCTTCCAATGGCTCAAGAAACTAGTGCTTGGTTGCAAAAGGCCAAGTTAAATGTTAATTCCGGGTGTTaaatccattttgaaataagttttaaaaatctaaataccatgattttgatattttactGGTAATGCTACCGGTAATATAAGCTGGCGAAGTAACGtaatagcaataggtacaaacaattttgaatataccgcgctgcactacaagcaggttgcactcatcacctgtcgtcaatcatataatagattgaatacaataccgttcttttcaaagagactaatcttacaggtgcaagtgattagcatttctttgacatctatggttcaatgcagaggtactgcatgaacgtagtagtgcagcgcgatataatcaaaaattgtttgtacctattgctatggtagttatccgattattacgtaacttcgccagcgtatacgttTGTCacttctcaaaataatgaaaagagTCCAATAGtagacattattatgttttgatggatccaagttgtgataatattggatccaaaacataataatgataaaattggatgctttacgcccaatatttattggtctcgctatgagttgtaaaatattggactcgactttgtcttgtccaatattttaaaactcatagctcgaccaataaatatgggctcaaccgatccaagtTTTTATCAGAAGTGGATTACTAGTACTTTAAATATTCACTTTACGAATGGTTTTATCTCAAATTGGGTCATTTGTGTAGACTTAAATAAGTTAGCTTAGCAACTATACTCTTtccatatttaaatatttaaataataactCAACATCACATAAAGAGACACctgagaatgggctattccagaaaataagagcacaccccctatagaggagtaacaatgttacttgaaaatgcttggaaatgcaattaaatgaatggaAATTCACAGAATTGTCCCAAATgatctctcaaattgaggattttcgATTATGAACTACGTTTTTGCTGGATTGTTTCGCCTTTGGACATTTTAagtatggatttccaacaatcatgactggacagaaagtccggaaatccgaactcctctatagggggtgtgcatctattttctggaatagcccaatacaccaTTAGATTAAAATAATAACAGCTAGTTCAAATTACAATTTTCTGTGTCATTACTTTAAAACATACCATAATACcagaaaacaataatttgttttccaAGATTTGAGTCAAGGAATTGATTTTTGTAAAGAATATTTTAAGTATGCTCAAGATTATATTCTTACTTAGAAATGCATAGATATTTTTACTCAGTATACGTAGTCTTTCACAACAATAATGGTAATGGTGTGTCACATACAACACATGTGTTTGGCAATGGAGCTATCACCTTACATTCATTTGACAAATGGCAGTGTTAATGCAAGAAGGATCcacctgtaatagctgctctTATTACACATTGGACAATTTCTGTATTCTTTATTgtacacatttaaaaaacaaaacacctggcagctatttcaGTTCAGATGGGGCCTTCTTGCAATAATCTCTTCAAAATATCTTCCAACTGATAGACTGCTTAtacattgaaaaaataacaacataaaaacaccaaaaaacaaacaaacaaaacatcttATGTGATAACATCCGAAAATAAAGCTCCTATTTCAGTAAAACAAACTTTTCAGTTTTCCTTTTATACCGGTATATTCAAGGGATGcaccgggggaggggggcaacTTTAGTTCCCCCCGGTATAGTTGCTCCCATTCACAAAACCAAAAATCTTAACATCAAATCCCACACACACATTTCGCCCCCTCCCCCTCCTAGTAAATGCATGCGCCACCACTAGCAAATCGACAGTAAAGTTAACAGGGCTGGTATCGAAGTAAATCCCTGTGCAAAGTATGTCAATACGCACATAAGCTTTCCCCAAACATTATTACACCACATACCCAAAATggcatcaaaaatatgaaatcaattcaaaattataatatagcagTAACCTACCGCATCTCCCCATGCACCTGGGCATATGAACATCTCTCTGGTAAGCAAGTGCTCAGGCAATATGCCTTTTCAACTTGCATCACATTTTGCACTGCACTTAATATGTTTACAAGCAACCCAACCCTAGCTATGGCCCCAAAACTTATCCACACACGCGCAACCAATCATTATCTTGTTATggcctaaaaaaatgtttgattggcgtaacccgaccgaccctaaaaataggcctgaccctaaactttttttcgtatttttttgccaaaaaaattaaattaaaaaacaacccTTAAATTGCCGACCAACCGActcttaattttatttttatgttatgccaatcaaacaatttttttaggcctaattaaaaaaaaagttttcactgTACAAAATAATACCAACCCTTATTTGGGTTGACATCCTCAATAAtaatcacacacacaaaaagtttTCAAATAATTTCTTCACACTTTTAAATGTTAAATTAGTGATGGATCCAAATTATTTGTATTAACCTTGTTAGGCCTATGTATTGTAGGTTTgggtatgacctttaaaaaatatatatatatattaagaaTAAAAAAATAGTCAAGACTGATCAACCTTACCTTTTGGCAA
This DNA window, taken from Amphiura filiformis chromosome 16, Afil_fr2py, whole genome shotgun sequence, encodes the following:
- the LOC140172411 gene encoding uncharacterized protein is translated as MAEIAALQTQLEELKLRLSEEEKKRIEAKEETDEARKELKKVMEEAKKTSTPQVYVSHGRRLEIFKDKPSKAGDITIQDWIVDVRGQLALRSRTPKESAAFIKDYLSGNARKEILGRGSEIGDNPEKILKVLEKVFGDGDTLPQLQQRFFSYKQASGEDLLACSLGLVTLYDRICTLDPSYQGCRESSLKSRLAEAVVDEGLRRELRRLNIESPSLSYFKLRDRAIAWLGKSSKQKEASVNEVAAPDTNSLILELLKKQGDQMEQQQKQINMLLQSAKPSMRDRRCYSCDQPGHLARNCPQKSVPNHQKSKSLNN